The sequence AGTATGAGGCAACACACCGGAACTTTGATAATGTTACTGTgtggatgaggaagaggatgaggagctCAGAGAAAAACCTAAACACAAGAATAATGCATGTTAACACAAAAGGCTACATCTGAAAACCTAGGTTTTGCGGAAACAATGAAAGAGAAGTAAATATGGTGTTAGATAAGCGAATTTGATGTTTGACTTCAGTACACCAGATCAGTGCGAAACCAGTATAAGCAATGTTTTACTTGTACTCTTCACTTGGGTGATTATACTCAACATCTGAATGACTCAGAATGGGTGAATGGTGATACTGAATTACAGAAAATGTTGATGTAGTTGAGTTAGTGCCAACAGCATTGCAATTTTACCTAGATGCTTCTGGGGTATAGCCAATCAGGTAGTAGGATATTGATGTCCAAGCTACTGACTCAACTAAAGAGACTGGAATCTTTAGGATAAAAGATGGTATTGCATAAGCCCATGCAGGATAGAAGTAGTAGTCTCTCTGTTTGTAGAAGACTGGCAGTCTGTTAATTGCCATGGCCAGCTCAGGGAAACCATTCACCATCagcagcagaagcgcaaagaagAGTGAACTCATATAATAGTTAGCATGAATTCTATCAACACCCATATGGGTGCGCAGAAATACTGTCCCAGTAATAGCAGCAATTAGTCCAAGCTGCAGCGAAAATATGAAACATGTTGAGAAAATGGTGGTCATGTTGAGCCAGATGCAAAATGACATAGCTGTAAATTCCATCCATATTATCTATAACTAAAGCTGGTCCTTGTTCAGCGACTGATCCTTTTTGGTTCTCTTGTGCGATTGCACCTGTACAAACTTTCTACTCCTAATCTATAATGCATCAGCAGAGCTCCTGCCAGTTAACGTAAAAAAATGAAAGCTGTAAAAGATACTTTAACAAAAAACACTGCAGCTGTGGTGCTGTAGTTTAGGTAATGATATAAACACACAAGCAGTTGAAGTCCTCAAATCACACTGAGTAGGAACTGAATGCAGAATAAAATGCTGACATTCTGGGCAAGTTCCTGCTCTAGACTTCTATATGGTCCGAGAGTTCAATGTTCTCAGTGTGTAGTCCATGTAACCCTGTGTTAAGCACATAGTCCTAATTCTACAATATTTCGCAACTGAGTACACCTAGGATTGTGCATTTACAGACTAGAACACATTTTACACTCATAAACACCTAGGACGTGACATTCGAGATAGCACTGTAAAATTAGGCACAAAATCTCCACGCATCGATCAGTTTTTTTTTCTTCCGAAAAGAGAGCTTCGACATGCCTACCTGAATGGCTTTTGTTATGTAGATGAAGGCATTTCTTTTCATAAGAAGGAGCTCCCGTGCAAAACATGCCTTGACGAGATCCCACTTGGATAACGAGTAGATACTGAAGGACAGTGCATTCTTATGTCCTTTGGATTCATCATACGGCTTTGAAAGCTCCCCAACAAGATTCTGACCACTCTGAGATGCTTTGAACTTATCACAGAATTGGTCAACTGTAACAAAATTATATCCTTCTTCGGTGCGGCTCCAGTATTGTTGTTGATCTTTTTTTGATAGGACCTATGTATACATACATTGTTAATACTGGACTACTTTATGATGGTAAGCAAGAGTGCAAAAAAGCATGGCAAACTCAGGTGACCATAATATGTGCCCTATTACTTCATATTAGTAATGTTACTTTCATCGAATGCACATCAAAACTATAGGTGTAACTCTTACACTTTGCAGAAATGTTGAAACCAGAAACGTGTGTACAAGAGAATTGCTATTTGGATTACTCTAGGCACATAAAATGACCAGTTCTGTTATTATATATTCAACAAATGATATGCATATGGCAACTGAGATTCAACATGCCAGATTTGCATTCTGCTTGACTGCACTGACAGAAAGACCCGACTAGATTACACAAGAACTAGAGAAGCGGAAATTTGAATTTCTTGTGGGGCATATCTTAATTTTATTTAGATAACAGGGGCTTTTATTACCTCAAGCCTCTGCATCATCAATGCATGCAGCCAAACTTATTACAGAGTTAGCATAACTACTCTTTAAACTAATAAGTCTATCACTGGCATGCCACCCAAATCGGGGCATGCCTTAACGTTTAGGTGAAGTCTAGGTTCCATGTGCATTGGATTTGCTTTCCTTAATCTTGTGAAATAAACACCATGACTTGTCAGACAGCAGGAAGAACCATGATCACAAGAACTCAGAGATGCTATTGATGCTTATTTTGACATATGTAAATTAGTATTTTGCTAAATACCTCTTGAAGGAAGTCAGCATCCCCTTTTCTTCCAGGGCACTTGAAGCCACAAGATTCAAAGAAACTCATAATGCAGCTCTTAGGACCATGGTATACGATTTGTCCTTCAGCCATcaagataatatcatcaaaaagTTGGTAAGTCTCTGGTGCTGGTTGAAGGAGTGAGACCAGTATGGTAGACTCTGATATATGAGCTAGCTGTTGGAGACAAGAAACAATTTGGAAGGTGGTAGAACTGTCCAGCCCAGTTGATATTTCATCCATGAAGAGCGCTTTTGATGGTCCTACTATCACCTCTCCTGCTTGTAAGAAATTTTTACAAGTGACAAAAAATAAGCATCCAGTATCGAATTaatttatactccctctgtaaactaatataataccttagtgatctaaaaggtcttatattagtttacagggGGAGTATTATTTATCCTATATAGACCAAAATTGAGGTTGGGATTACATAAACTGAATATAACACATtactagctactccctccgtccgaaaatacttgtcatcaaaatggacaaaaaaggatgtatctagaactaaaatacatctagatacatccccttttattcattttgatgacaactatttccggacagagggagtacattctaAAAAGTAGAAATAAATCATGCTAAGTTGATTCGTTCAGGCTCATGTGCTTTCATCACAACAGAAATTTATGGTTTACCATACCCCTGTTCTTAGCTTTATTGTGGTGAGAAATTCATATCAGCTCATGCTAATAATAAAGTACAGAAAGCATCGACAAAATCAATTAGCCAGCACAAAAGGTGTGTACCTTCCAATATGCAGTTAAGGAATTTTAGTCAATGAATTGCACAGTTAGTAATTTATTTATCTAGAAGAAATATCATTTACAAGATTATAGTTGAGATAATAAACCATCCTGAAAATGTCATATGTATTGTAAATTCACCTGTGGTTAGTCTTTTCTTCTCACCGCCTGAAATACCTCTTCTCATGGCATCTCCTACTAGTACATCAGCGCATATGTCAAGTCCCATTATCTGTGAGCCAAGAATAGATTATGCACACGAAAAACATTGTGCGCTGGAACCAATGAATTCTTCTTTGAACATTGTTTACCTTCATAATGTAGTCTGTTTGCATGCTTCTTTCTAAACCATCCATGGATATTGCCTATAAAAAAGTGCACAGCAATTGTAAATGTTGCAGCTAAACTGAACTTGTCTGTACAACCATGATACGATTGCTTTTCTTTTTAAGAATCAATAGAAAAGAATCCCACTGAAAAATTATGATGGCACTTGGCAGAAAGATGTTGTTTTAAGGTCTGATTCAATATTATTAGAGAAAGGTGTTTCAATGGGCACACTCAGAAATGTTACAACATTATAGCAAAATAGGTCAGTGTTTACCTTCATGTATGTATCTATGTTGGGGTCAGGGATGATCCCAGCCTCCTCCCTTCTAATGACTTCCTTCATGATTTCTATTTTGTACAAGAAATTGAGAGCACTTGGTTTAGTAGATAGAATGGGAAATTAATATTTCCTAAAATCAAGGTATTATGACTTTGGCACATTTGCTTCGATTAGTTAGTTGCCTGCTGTCCCTAAAAACCTTTAGTTAACCAGGTCCCAGAAAAAAAATACCTGCTCTGCTGCCAACGCCCTGGAATCTTGCAGAGAAGTCGAGCGTCTCCCTGACAGTCATCTCAGGGACATGAAGATCGTACTGACCAATGTACGCTGATGTCTTCTCTGGAACAAAATCTTGCAGCTTGACACCATTGTAGTCAATTTCACCTGTTACCTATGCAACCACACATCCATAGTATGTGAGTTAAAGTACTGAAATGCACGGCATACAATATTTTCTCTGTTTTCTGTGTGCAACTTCAGACCTACATAGAGCTCATAAGTGGAAGCTAAACTGCGGAGTATATGGCTATTATATGAATTGGAAGGTACATGTGTCGATGGAAAAAAGAGTGGGGATACCTTGAGATTTTTGTTGAGCTTTCCAGCAAGTGCTAGCAAAAGGGTGGTTTTGCCACAGCCTGGGGGTCCAAGGAGAAGGGTCATCCTGCATGTACACACAGATTGGTGTTGCATTTGCATACTGATGatgaggaaggaaggaaagggggaatgTTGATCAGCAAGTAAATGAAAATATAGCAGGAGGAAGCTCACCTGGAAGGTTTGAGGATGCCAGTGACATCTTTGAGGATGTGGATCCTTTCTTGGTTACGGTTGAAGCCGAGCATGGTGGTGAGTAGCTGCAGATGGCAACGGTGGCATTTGAGCGAGCAGGTCGCGAGGCGAGTGGTAGGTTTTCGGTACCGAGCGAGAAATTCAATTTGCGTTTCTCGCTAACCCCGGTATATGGGTCTCTtgagcaaaaaaaaaaaacaaatttcttgaaaattttgaatttaaatgCTCAAAATGTGGCTAAGTATTGTACCATCTCTTGTCCAACATCATACCTTAGTGCTGTAGTGGTTACGCAACCGCTCAAAGGTTCGTTTTCCCAGTACTGCATCTTTTTTACTGTTTTGAGTGAATTCCATTTTTACCCCCTAATTTCACGCGTGACAGATATTACCTGATTTAGTGAAAATTTTCAATTTACCCAAATATGTGCCACATttaccccgcccccccccccccactgtgcATGCCACGAACGGTGGAGTGACTAGTCATCGACTAGTCCAGACTAGTTTGGGTGTTTGAGTGGATCGACTCAATTTGGAAGGGATAAGTGAGCAGCGCTCAGCCCGCGAAAGGGAAAAAATTTGCAACCTAGCTTTCCGGGATCGCTCCACAACGAACTGCCTCGCCTGGGACCAAACCGCAGCCACCACCCATTGACCCCCATTGCCGCTGCCACCCACCACCGCCGCCAGCGGTTGCCAGGAGCATTACGACGCTCTCCCTCCTTTGGTTCTGCTCCTCCCCTGAATTCACCCCTTGCTGTTCTCTTCTGCTGCTGTGCTCCTCCCCTTGTTGTTCTCTTCTGCTGCTGTGCTCCTCCCCTTGCTATTATCTTCTGCTGCTGTGCTCCTCCCTTGCTATCCTACTTTGCTAATGTGCTTCTCCGCGGGATCAACTCACTTCTATTgtatattgtactccctctgtaaactaatataagagcgctAAGGACCCATGCCAGGGTCGGAATCCTGACCGTTTTGGGATATTCCCACCCGATCCTGGGAAAATTGCTAGCGTCGATGCTAGATGTTTCGTCGAGCGCTTCAGGTTTTTCGTCGTGTAAATTGGCTTAGACCTGAGTACACGGTAACATACAAAGCGTTGGAGGTAGGGACGCTGAGAAGGCGCTTATCCataaaattatttttaatttgcTGTCCAAGCGCCTGAACAGGCGCCTCGCGTTGGTGATGCCCTTATAGATCACTAAATTAGTGATCTAAACACCCTTATATTAGTTTAAGGTGGGAGTACTTCAGTATATAATATATACATACTACGTATTAGTGCTGAGTAATATATAAGTTGAGTACCACAGTACCATTagtgctggccacctcctgctgctTCATGATGTCGAGCTCGCGGGCTTTGATCCAGAGCAGGCTCTCGCGGACCTTGACGCGGAGCAGCTGCGCTGCTTCAGGATGAGCCTGCGCAGCGTGATGGCAGTGAAGCACTTGGCGACGGTGAGCAGCAGGACGAGCACGAAGGGGTGGGGCTCGTAGGTGAAGGCGGCGAGCGGGTGGCCGCAGAGCACGATGAAGGCCCCGAACTGGAGGCGGCCGGCGCGGGAGATCCGGGCGAAGAGGGCCGCCACCGACGAGCCCCAGCACCCGCCCCAGCTGGTAGTAGCCTGGTACCTCCCCTGCAGCACGTCTGTCTTCCCCTCCGCCACATCCTCCACTGACTTCCCCCTCCTCCCTCTAAGACTACTCGGTCGAGCCCAGCGAGAGGCCGTCTGGGGCGGGCACTGCCGCCGCTGACGACATCGAAGCCTCCATGCCGATCTCCTGacgcctcttgcttgctctggcCGCGGGAGATTAGGCCCGTCGGATGGCAGCGGCGCGCGGCGGCTGACTCTGGTCCCCTCGCGTTACCCAACCCAGGGCTTGGAGCGCGGCGCGCATGACGTCGGGAGGGAGGGAGACGACGGAGGAGACGACCGCAGTGGGGCCCGAGAGGAGCACGAAGGTGCCCTGATGAGCGCGTCGCCGGCGAGGAGATTGCGGAGGAGAGGCGGACCGCGCccggggcccgccggctggtgccTGGCGTcgggccaactccaccgcgcgaccctatcctgtccggcccGTCCGTTTGAGGTAAAAGGGGTAAATCAGACGGTCCAGCGCGCGGGTGCAAACGGATTTTTGTCCGTTTTAAGTTCGCTTTCGACCCATACCCGGCTCAAGTTTACGTCGATTTtagggtgaaacggacagcgcgcggacagatgggacgcgcgcgcttgtcctcccgTAACCCGTCTGTCGGTGGCACAAAGCAACCCCTGCCCGCCCATTTGACGCCATTTACAGCAAACCCTTCCGGCCTCATTTGGTTGTAAGGGATCCCGGGGGATCCCTGCGTTTTCCCCGGGTGGGTACACCACGGGCTGAGTTCGCCCCGGGGAAGCGGGCGGCCCCATTTGGTAGCACGTGAGGCGGGGAGATCCCTGGCCTTTCCACGGCCCATCCCCGGGATAGATCTCCCGATGTCGATAGGTCTGGGAGTAAACCCTCGACTGGCTCGCTCTCCCTGCGACCGGTGGCGACGGCCTCCGCCTCCAGCCTCCACCTCCGTTCGGTGCATCTCCGTCCGACGACCGGATAGCGCCGCCCCCCGCGCCCTCCCTCAAGAGAACCGCCTCCACAGTCCGTCCCTCCGGCAGCAGCGACGGCGACGGACCGGGCGTCATCCATCTCCCCTCTGCCTCAAAGCTTCTATCACCTCCGGCGACGACGATGGCCAAGAGGTCACCCTCCTTTCACCAAGGTTattacctcctcctcctcttctatcCAGTGTTTTTCTTCTCCATGGTGATGTCTTCCCTGCTACACGCACTGACGAGCACCTGTACAGATCCAAGAAACTCCTCTTGCGTCTGAGATTTGTATCACAAGTGAGCAAGTGTACACCTTACATCCACGTTTGCAGCACCTCTAACCATCCTGATCTCACAACTAAGCACAATCACCTTTGTTTCCTTGTGATGTTGTATACACGATGCTAATCTATGCACAGTGTTCTTTGTGATTAATTAACTCTTGTAATGCTATTTTTTGAGTCAGGCATAGCTAACAAGCTGTATATTTGAACAATGGCTTTATGGAGGTGTATAGTATTAGCTTTCCTTTATAAATGGTTAACACAACATTTAATTTCACCTGAAATCAACATTATGACATGCTGACTATAACCAAACAAAGACAACTTTTATCATGCAGCCCAACATCTTAGGGTTGAGAATTTTGTCATAGGATCTGCACCATGGGCTGCATTTACTTATTAAATCCTTGCACTTTTTCTAGATGCTTCCTATGATCTTACTTGTTGTGAATTATCTTGCAATACCATTTTATTTAACTCACCATGCCAAGAGGACATGCCTTGTTTTACAATCGCTAGTTGGTCCATGTTTTGCTTGGTTCTCTGAAAACATGTGTGGCATGAACCTGAACTGCACTAATTCTTGATGTGATGTATAACTCGAAGATGGTTACTTCAGTGCACAGTGAGCTGATGCATCACATGACATCCCTTGAAATTCTTTTACTGCTCCCCTTCAAACTTGGCACTGTTCTTGATTACAGTCTTGTTCCCACCAGATGCATGAACATGAGCTCAATACTTAATACGACAGGTATATGACATGAGTAGGCCTTGCATGATCAAGAAAACCAATGATACAAATTGCATCTGTCGGTAAACTTTTGTCGATGAACTTCCAGGCGCTGTATCATGAGCTAGCAGAGTATGTGCATCTGTGCTCCTGCCGCTCCACTTCCAGGTGATGGCGTCGGGTTGGTCAGAGAGGGTGAAGCTCTCAAGTTCCCGCCAAAGTATCAGGTAATGTCCAATCTCATCGAGGCCGATCATTCAAGTTCTCGAAAATTTGAAGCTTGATTTGTAAAACGCATAGTAGTGATAAAGCAATTAAAAGATGAATCCATGTACTATTAAGACTGCGGATTATCCAAAAGAGAGACCAACATTTTATAATGTTTGCATCTGTTTGTTTGCCAACATGCATATAAATAAGAATTTGTGCTTATGTTATATATATACTAGTTTAAAATCTCATATTGTGTAGTAACAACAATGTTCCTTTTTTGCTTTGCAGGTTTCCTAAAGATAGCAAATAAAAATGTTCAAAGAAGTTGATGCTGGAAGTTTCAGTAAAGTGTCTATTTCAACAGCAAAACTTTTTGCTATGGACGTGTCACATATGGGCATTTTTTTAATGGAGCTAAATGCTTATTCTTGCTGGATTTTTAACCGTAGTTAGTATTTAAAAAAACATGATTAGCACAATAAATTTTATCCTCAGTAGTGTTGTGTAATTTGTGCGACTCGACCGCATAACTTATTGTTAGCATGTAATTGGGTTGAAGTGTTAATTTGCTGATTATGTGTGTGTTattattttctccaaaaaaatCCTGAATTATTCTCTATCTTCCTGAGAACTTGTGTCATTTCTGGACTTATCAAGGAAATATACAGAAATTTTAATTACTTTTTTTTGCGGGAGAATTTTAATTACTTCTGAACTGATATGATATTTCTGTAAAGAAACCAGAGTTATTTTTTATGATGTTTGAATATGAGATTTTTTTTCCAAAGAATTTTAGCATTTTTCTGTACGTGAACTCCTCCCCTCCGCCTCTCGTCCAAACTGGGGAGAGGATCTCCCCGTGGTGGGAGGGGATCCCAGATGACCATGGAAATCCCCCCGAGGGGGATTAGACCCCTGGGATACTTCCCCATTACAACCAAACAAGGCCTCCATGTCCCTCCCaccacctccctccctccccccgtccatggccgacgcccagccGAATTCCGGCGGCCTGGCCTGGTCTATTAGGCTTTGTTTGGTTGCAAAGGGAGGACCACCCAGGGTAACAAACCCCTGTGGGGGATTTTCACGGACACAGGGGATTCCCTTCTCCCGTGGGGGTGATCTCCCCGTTTCCATTTGGGTCTTTGGTGGGTCGCTATGAGCTGTTGTGGAGGAGACTATCAACAGAAAGGACCGGGAAATAGCCTGCGGACCAGTGCACAAGCGGTAGGCGAAGTCGCGCGAAAAGAACGCGGACGGCGTCCGGGGCAGTTCTCCCGATGTGTAGAGACGTGGGTGGGAAACCCGGGGCTATCGGGTGGATTGGGACGGGAATTTATCCTCCACGGTGCCACCAAATGCCACGGCAGGAAAATCGGGACTAACTTTCCAAGTGGGGCTCTTAACCAGGGAAATAGCAGGGATCCCGGGAGGATCCCGTGAAACCAAATGACGCCTTATATTGGCTACGGTACTACCTTCCGTTCTGGGATTTGTAGGCCGGCTAGCAACTCAGCGAGGTTCGGTCCGCATGCAAGAAAATTAATTTAAGAAGTATAGTGGGCTTTCAAAACTGTGAcgactgtgacggagggagtagtactactTGCAAATAAAGTAAATGGAGGAAGGAGGATGCATGCAGCGGCTTGCAGGTTTCTTGCTGCATGTGCTTGtattaattagcgctaaactagcTCGTCCTCTCGTCTTGGTATTAGAATTTTGATCAGCAGGACTTAGCCCAGACCGAGGTAGTACACAATTTTGAATTTAAAATTCATTTGAAATATCGTATTTCAAGCGGTACTTGGATGGTATTTGGCAGCATCCACGGTAAGCACGAATTGGTAAAAAATCTTACTATTCGATAGCCAAAACCTCTCGTAGTAGAGAAGTGAAGAGAAGAGCAGCAAGTTTAACGAATGGATTACCGAGAGTGTGGAGATGGCGGAGTTGAGGAGCGTGGGGAGCGGCTTGCCATCGACGACCTGGCACTCGGCGTCGACGTGCAGGTTCCGCCATCGGACCTCGACCGTGGGCTGCCGCACGCCGACCCTGTCCATCCTGCGGCGCTGGTGCCGGAGCAGGCGGAGGTTGTCCTCGTGGATGTCGGTGATGAGGGTGTGCACCAGCTCCCGCCGGTCCGCGGCCCCCAGCCGGCGCACGTCCACCGGCTCCAACGGATGAATGGCGTTGGCATGGAGAGGGAGCGAGGTGTGGAGCCTGTCCCAGGTGGGCAGCCTCTCGATGGCCGCCCATTTCAGCTCGACCTCCTCATCGTGATGTTGCTCTCTCAGGGacgacgaggaggtggaggagagcgcgTCCCTCAAGGACGACGACGGTGGGACAGTGCTCGCAGACGACGCCTTGTTCATCTTCTTCTCGGGGTCATGTACTGCTGTACCGTCTTGTTCCTCCTCGCCCATCTCCACCTTGCTCATCGACTCCTCCTAGCTTCAGCGTCCTCGCCACCTCGCTCGTTAATTTGTAGTGTTGATAGTTGATGAATCACTGGGACTATTATTTAATCAACAACTGGCTCTGATTATTATTATGACGCAGTTGACTCTACCGTATTCCAAATATATCCTTTTTCTAGTTAAATACAGTATAATTACATGATACGAATCTCTGCTTGGTGGCTATAGCTACCACATGAGACATGAGTGGCAATAAAAATATCGATCTAGTGCAAGCCAAGCTTCCGTCAACTAGTTAACTCAATGATGACGGAGAATCTGTACGCACTTCTTCATGTCTGCTCCTGTACTGATTTCTTTGTCTTCTTTTTTTGAGTGGCATCCAACTCCCACCGCTTTCACACCCTACCGCATCCTAAGAGGCTAGGATAATTTCTCTATACTACTCTACATTCTACATTTAGGAGTATCTGCTATATCACTAAGCTTCCTAGGGATAAAAGGCCTCATAATCAAGTGAGGTGTTCAATTGAAATTGGATTGCCCGATTTTGATcaagtcaacaatttctcaaagctctcGTTTAATTCTTTTATACTATATGCTATACACTATGCTTTTTAATTTTTAAGTCCTCACAATTCATTGATCTCTTGCTTTTTCTTTGAAAAAAACGCACCCCGCACCCACCCCCGCACAACCCTAGGCGACACGGGGGGCGACCACGCCACCGGCCCTAGGCTCTCTCCCCTCGCCTCCTCCGTCCTTCCGccgcctgaggtctcaccggtGAAGCCTGGCctatgacggcggcggcggggccttatCCCTCGTGCGGCGGTGACATTTttttccgggcggcggcggcgcatcgtTCGACGGAGATCCGGCGGCAAGGAGCAGCGGGATCCCTACGGCATGCGTGACGGCGGCGTCAACGGAGGCGCAACCTCCTTGCGGTGGAGTCGCCCCTGTGGCGGCGGCCGAGATCACCGATCTGGTCTTGCCCAGGCGGGCTTGGGCGGGTCGACGGTTCCGGTGTGCATCTACAGGCGAGTGTGGTGGGCCTGACGACGCCGGCTGTAGGCACCGTGGTGGTGCCATGGCCGgtcaggcggcggcggcctggatcCCTTTCGTCCAGTCCCCGGCAGAGATGGCGGCAGTCCATGCACGAGATGCTCGAGGGAGGATCTTCGAACaaatctgggtgaaaacttgctcTCGGCTAGCTgccaaggccggcggtggcggcgtcgtctgcgtcgttcccttcttgacggcatcgccgtggagaagttcaagtcCACTCTATGCTACCTCCAGGGGAAACGCTAGATCAGTAGATCAGATGACGGCGACGCTATGATGTCGTTTCCCTCTTGGGGGCGTCATTTGTGGAGGTGTACACAGACCGAGGGACCAGTGGAAGgctttttggtggagcggtgcttcaacttacacattgatggcggcggatctcaACGGCATGGCGCCGTGAGGACTCGACGTCTGATGCACagagatggactcgcgtaggtaggtggtgctgtctggcgtcgtggtggcgtcgacggcagctagaccaggcaaggttgatgcagcagtacaacactgaagatggattgatggcaggtggctgcggcggcctcatacccggcaggcgtcctggttgagaagtgcgccggactggtgggtgccccatacccggcaagcgtcctggttgggacctcgggCCTTAGATGGTAGGTTTGACTGCGAGGTCTattttggtattaggcccagactatcatcatcccttcatcaactagatagaagtagcgacagatgttgccttaGACAGTGGCTTTAGTCTAactgttgtatgactttataaggtcttgtgtgaataattaataaagtggttgcatgcatcgtccagatgcagaggccggggtcctcCTCCGTTTCTAAAAAAAAGTTTAGAACTTGATCACCTGATTTTGACCAGGTCAATAAATTCTCAAGGAGTTTTACCATTTTATTATTTTAATTCATCATATTTCCTAATTTTGAATCTCTTTTATTCGATTGAGATATTCAATTTTAAATTTGATTTACAATTTTGATTATGCCaatgatttttcaaatcaatcaacaCCAAACGCTAGAAAAACATATCAACCCCGTGCACCCTCTTACCACCTAGAAAAAAGAAGCGCCACCATGTGATGATACTATAGCACCAATGTAGTACATGTAGCCAACGACGCAGAAATTTACCCACAAAAATATGAGTTGATTAACGCACAACACAGAATCACAACATCAAAGGCCGACCAAATAACCACATTATAAATAAATATAAAACACACCCCATGGTCTCCCCAATCCGCCAAACTAAATATCATCAGGTCCAAAATACAAGGGGTATTAGTTTTTtggaaagtcaaatttctttaactttgaccaagtttagagcCAAGAAATATCAACACCCACAATATTAAATCAAAAAATtatggaaattcatttcatgatgaatctagtaACACCAATTTGTTATTacaaattttgatatatttcttCATAATATTTTTTTCCAGAATCTCAACAACACCAACTAGGCAGTAAAGCACGTTCAACCCTTCTAATATAGTGCAAAAGGAAAACAGTAGTACAAATTCCTGTAGTTGTTTAGTTCTCCACAAGCGTTATTGGATTTCAGCTAACAGAACCATTTAACGTCCAATTAACACACCGACGGGCACACGCAACCGTACTCGACTCCTGCTACTCCGGCGTGCGCCTCATGTCATACCCGATAGGTGAGA comes from Triticum aestivum cultivar Chinese Spring chromosome 5B, IWGSC CS RefSeq v2.1, whole genome shotgun sequence and encodes:
- the LOC123111447 gene encoding ABC transporter G family member 41 isoform X2, translated to MSKVEMGEEEQDGTAVHDPEKKMNKASSASTVPPSSSLRDALSSTSSSSLREQHHDEEVELKWAAIERLPTWDRLHTSLPLHANAIHPLEPVDVRRLGAADRRELVHTLITDIHEDNLRLLRHQRRRMDRVGVRQPTVEVRWRNLHVDAECQVVDGKPLPTLLNSAISTLSLLTTMLGFNRNQERIHILKDVTGILKPSRMTLLLGPPGCGKTTLLLALAGKLNKNLKVTGEIDYNGVKLQDFVPEKTSAYIGQYDLHVPEMTVRETLDFSARFQGVGSRAEIMKEVIRREEAGIIPDPNIDTYMKAISMDGLERSMQTDYIMKIMGLDICADVLVGDAMRRGISGGEKKRLTTGEVIVGPSKALFMDEISTGLDSSTTFQIVSCLQQLAHISESTILVSLLQPAPETYQLFDDIILMAEGQIVYHGPKSCIMSFFESCGFKCPGRKGDADFLQEVLSKKDQQQYWSRTEEGYNFVTVDQFCDKFKASQSGQNLVGELSKPYDESKGHKNALSFSIYSLSKWDLVKACFARELLLMKRNAFIYITKAIQLGLIAAITGTVFLRTHMGVDRIHANYYMSSLFFALLLLMVNGFPELAMAINRLPVFYKQRDYYFYPAWAYAIPSFILKIPVSLVESVAWTSISYYLIGYTPEASRFFSELLILFLIHTVTLSKFRCVASYCQTMVVASICGTLTFLVMLLFGGFIIPRVPGSSRAIISCSKLATFGERNQAKDMKNGMPNLQAETALTPNRTGRMVFPVTPLTILFQDVNYYVDTPTEMREHGYMERKLQLLHNITGAFQPGVLSALMGVTGAGKTTLLYVLAGRKTGGVIEGDIRIGGYPKIQQTFARISGYCEQTDVHSPQITVGESVAYSAWLRLPPEIDSKARNEFVNEVLETIELDEIRDSLVGIPGVNGLSTEQRKRLTIAVELVSNPSIIFMDEPTSGLDARAAAIVMRAVKNVADTGRTVVCTIHQPSIDIFEAFDELMLMKRGGELIYAGLVGHHSCEVIQYFQAIPGVPRIKDNYNPSTWMLEVTSTSMEVQLGADFAQLYRESSMCKDKDMVVKRLSIPVPGTTDLHFATRFPQKFQEQFKACLWKQCLSYWRTPSYNLVRFVFITLSCIFFGALFWQQGNINHINDQQSLFTILGCMYGITLFAGINNCQSVMPFISVERSVVYRERFARMYSPWAYSFAQVAMEIPYVLMQVVLFMLIAYPMIGYAWTAAKFFWFMYTMFCTLLCFVYMGMVVVSFTPNIQFASVLSSMFYTLQNLMSGFIVPAPGPQPPCHSKASTGHGSSPRLPQTRWWRPGGTCTGQDINSSKPPRGATEGARQV